A region of Veillonellaceae bacterium DNA encodes the following proteins:
- a CDS encoding IS3 family transposase, whose amino-acid sequence MLDQIASYLYQGVTITQAAENLHMSRITFRKWVLRYKEEGFKGLRPRQHLSYYSNQMKIQAVKEYLKGGVSMLSVCAKYRISGTLSLKTWIEAYNEHKLTDLVSEGGDLMGKRQQSVKEERVRIVQECIASGCDYNKIAKKYNMSYQTLYTWVKKFKEMGEVGLEDYRGKPIRLQTPRTEEEQLRQENARLLEEQKDLIAEIALLKKKDGDRGKVAFLEGFSLTHLLRDFKAIKEVHEETNISIESLCRLSKVSRAAYYGWLNHIKSGRELLREKVAQEVMKTHQEYPDMGYRRINDWIKKDDNININVSDSLVLRIMRILNIKSVIKYKTDGCTRNAKDPKYIFENLLNRDFDAGVSNARWMTDVTEFKYTTADGVLHKLYLSAIIDGHDRRIVSYVIGDRNNTALAFETMEKALKENPGEHPMIHTDRGFQYTSNGFHKIVEKAGLVHSMSRVGCCADNGLMEGFWGMLKRERYYTRKFTSRKAVVSMINGYIYFYNNKRIQRKLHLLAPMEVFNAAPMAA is encoded by the coding sequence ATGTTAGACCAGATTGCTTCATATCTCTATCAGGGTGTTACGATTACCCAGGCAGCTGAAAATCTTCATATGAGCCGCATAACATTCAGGAAATGGGTCCTCCGGTATAAAGAGGAGGGCTTTAAGGGATTGCGGCCCAGGCAGCATTTGTCTTACTACTCCAATCAGATGAAGATCCAGGCCGTAAAGGAATATCTTAAAGGCGGTGTTTCCATGCTTTCCGTCTGTGCCAAATACAGAATTTCCGGCACACTCTCCCTTAAAACATGGATTGAGGCGTATAATGAGCATAAGTTGACAGACCTCGTTTCTGAAGGAGGAGATCTTATGGGCAAACGCCAGCAATCGGTCAAGGAAGAGCGAGTCAGAATCGTTCAGGAGTGCATCGCCAGTGGATGCGATTATAACAAGATAGCCAAGAAGTACAACATGTCCTACCAAACGCTCTACACATGGGTAAAAAAGTTCAAGGAAATGGGCGAAGTTGGTCTTGAGGATTACAGAGGAAAGCCGATCAGGCTCCAAACGCCCCGGACCGAAGAAGAACAGCTGCGTCAGGAGAATGCCAGACTTCTTGAAGAACAGAAGGATCTTATAGCAGAGATTGCCCTGCTAAAAAAAAAAGATGGAGATAGAGGAAAGGTTGCGTTCCTCGAAGGATTCAGCCTTACTCACCTTCTCAGAGATTTTAAAGCCATAAAAGAAGTCCATGAAGAAACCAACATCTCCATAGAAAGTCTCTGCCGACTCTCAAAGGTCTCCCGGGCAGCTTATTACGGATGGCTGAATCATATTAAGAGCGGCCGTGAACTGCTGAGAGAAAAGGTCGCACAGGAGGTCATGAAAACCCATCAGGAATATCCGGATATGGGATACCGCCGGATTAACGATTGGATCAAGAAGGATGACAACATCAATATAAATGTAAGCGACAGTCTGGTTCTTCGTATCATGCGGATACTTAATATTAAGTCCGTGATCAAGTACAAGACCGATGGTTGCACTCGTAACGCAAAGGATCCAAAGTACATTTTTGAAAACCTGCTGAACCGTGACTTTGATGCCGGCGTGTCCAATGCAAGATGGATGACGGATGTCACTGAATTCAAGTACACAACTGCTGATGGAGTTTTGCACAAGTTATATTTAAGCGCGATTATTGACGGCCATGATCGCCGGATTGTCTCTTATGTCATCGGCGACAGGAACAATACTGCACTGGCTTTTGAGACAATGGAAAAGGCACTTAAAGAGAATCCTGGAGAACATCCAATGATTCATACCGACCGCGGATTCCAGTATACAAGCAACGGATTCCATAAGATTGTTGAAAAAGCAGGACTGGTTCACAGCATGTCCCGTGTAGGCTGCTGTGCAGACAACGGTCTGATGGAAGGGTTCTGGGGAATGCTGAAGCGCGAACGTTACTACACACGTAAATTCACCAGCCGTAAAGCAGTGGTAAGCATGATCAACGGCTACATCTACTTCTACAACAACAAACGCATTCAGCGCAAATTACATCTTTTAGCTCCAATGGAAGTATTCAACGCAGCTCCAATGGCTGCATGA
- a CDS encoding PBP1A family penicillin-binding protein yields MFKKIIIFLVVIFFIAGAGAAAGFFVSVSGKLPDVTANITPNASSRIYDTKGRLITTVHAEENRIPVPISEVPKNLQNAFVAAEDVRFYEHHGVDPRGILRAVWANLVSGNATGQGGSTITQQLARNAFLTQEQTLRRKLLEVVLAFEIESKYTKQQILEMYMNQIYFGQGCYGIQTASRVYFGKDVKDLSLAQCALLAGLPNSPNYYSPFRSVEAAKYRQAIVLDQMAKYGYISEADAAAAKKADLHLAKPQSAKTTENTASYFVSYIIQTISDKYGSDTIYKEGLQIYTTLDLDMQKDAENALKNDLPAGSKDSKGLTQPQGALMSIEVGTGQIKAMVGGRGEDHFNRAVQMVRQPGSAFKPFVYVTAFENKFEPSDLLSNEKKTYAGGWTPKNYEGESGGKVTLEQALIDSMNIPTIDLANRVGMSKILKTAQDAGISTLVMSGKQNDDNLAAAIGGLTNGVSVYDMAEAYSVFANDGKLIKPIAVLKVVDRNGSVLEDHTGTPESTQVINENAVYKLTSILQEVISRGTGGNAYIGRPAAGKTGTTDGEHDAWFVGYTPQLVTAVWIGDDTSSNAGYTGGTIPAAIWRDYMKAALSGYSVKNFYIPESIRQQIEQQRAAKAAADAEAKKKAEEAKKAADAKAKDDKSAGSKLLDRITGKDSKADNNADTAKDTK; encoded by the coding sequence ATGTTCAAGAAGATTATCATATTTCTTGTCGTGATTTTCTTTATCGCAGGGGCAGGCGCTGCTGCGGGATTTTTTGTGTCCGTTTCTGGAAAGCTTCCGGATGTGACGGCTAATATTACGCCGAATGCATCTTCGCGTATTTATGATACGAAGGGCCGCCTGATTACGACGGTGCATGCGGAGGAAAACCGTATCCCCGTACCGATCAGCGAAGTGCCGAAGAATTTGCAGAATGCATTCGTGGCAGCGGAAGATGTCCGTTTCTATGAACACCATGGCGTGGATCCGCGCGGTATTCTCCGTGCCGTCTGGGCGAACCTGGTTTCCGGCAATGCGACGGGACAGGGCGGTTCTACCATTACCCAGCAGCTCGCAAGAAATGCCTTCCTGACACAGGAACAGACCCTCAGAAGAAAGCTCCTTGAAGTCGTTCTTGCTTTTGAAATCGAAAGCAAGTACACCAAGCAGCAGATTCTTGAAATGTACATGAACCAGATCTACTTCGGCCAGGGCTGCTACGGCATCCAGACCGCATCCCGCGTCTACTTCGGCAAGGACGTGAAGGATCTGTCACTCGCGCAGTGCGCTCTGCTGGCAGGACTTCCGAACAGCCCGAATTACTACTCGCCATTCAGAAGCGTAGAAGCAGCGAAATACCGTCAGGCTATCGTCCTCGATCAGATGGCTAAGTACGGCTACATTTCCGAAGCCGATGCTGCGGCTGCCAAGAAGGCCGACCTGCACCTTGCCAAACCGCAGTCTGCCAAGACGACAGAAAACACAGCTTCCTACTTCGTCAGCTACATCATTCAGACCATCAGCGACAAGTATGGCTCTGATACCATTTACAAAGAAGGACTCCAGATTTACACCACACTCGACCTGGATATGCAGAAAGACGCTGAAAATGCACTGAAGAACGACCTCCCGGCAGGTTCCAAGGACTCCAAGGGACTGACACAGCCGCAGGGCGCTCTCATGTCCATCGAAGTCGGCACAGGCCAGATCAAAGCCATGGTCGGCGGCCGCGGCGAAGACCACTTCAACCGCGCTGTCCAGATGGTCCGTCAGCCTGGCTCCGCATTCAAGCCATTCGTCTATGTCACCGCCTTCGAAAACAAGTTTGAACCGTCCGATCTTCTGAGCAATGAAAAGAAGACCTATGCAGGCGGCTGGACACCGAAGAACTATGAAGGCGAAAGCGGCGGCAAAGTCACCCTCGAACAGGCCCTGATCGACTCCATGAACATTCCGACCATCGACCTCGCTAACCGCGTAGGCATGTCCAAGATCCTGAAAACCGCGCAGGACGCAGGCATTTCCACCCTCGTCATGAGCGGCAAGCAGAACGATGACAACCTCGCAGCTGCCATCGGCGGCCTCACCAACGGCGTCTCCGTCTACGACATGGCAGAAGCATACTCCGTCTTCGCCAACGACGGCAAACTCATCAAACCGATCGCCGTTCTCAAAGTCGTCGACAGAAACGGCAGCGTCCTCGAAGACCACACCGGCACACCAGAATCCACACAGGTCATCAATGAAAACGCAGTCTACAAACTGACCAGCATCCTCCAGGAAGTCATTTCCAGAGGCACAGGCGGAAACGCATACATCGGCCGCCCGGCAGCAGGCAAGACAGGCACCACCGACGGTGAACACGACGCATGGTTCGTCGGCTACACCCCGCAGCTCGTCACAGCCGTCTGGATCGGCGACGATACCTCCAGCAACGCAGGCTACACCGGCGGCACCATCCCGGCAGCCATCTGGAGAGACTACATGAAAGCAGCCCTCTCCGGCTACTCCGTCAAGAACTTCTACATCCCGGAATCGATCCGCCAGCAGATCGAACAGCAGCGCGCAGCCAAAGCAGCCGCTGACGCCGAGGCCAAGAAGAAAGCCGAAGAAGCCAAGAAAGCAGCTGACGCCAAAGCTAAGGACGACAAATCCGCAGGCAGCAAACTCCTCGACCGCATCACAGGCAAAGACTCCAAAGCGGACAACAATGCTGATACAGCAAAAGATACAAAGTAA
- a CDS encoding helix-turn-helix domain-containing protein: MLDQIASYLYQGVTITQAAENLHMSRITFRKWVLRYKEEGFKGLRPRQHLSYYSNQMKIQAVKEYLKGGVSMLSVCAKYRISGTLSLKTWIEAYNEHKLTDLVSEGGDLMGKRQQSVKEERVRIVQECIASGCDYNKIAKKYNMSYQTLYTWVKKFKEMGEVGLEDYRGKPIRLQTPRTEEEQLRQENARLLEEQKDLIAEIALLKKKMEIEERLRSSKDSALLTFSEILKP; this comes from the coding sequence ATGTTAGACCAGATTGCTTCATATCTCTATCAGGGTGTTACGATTACCCAGGCAGCTGAAAATCTTCATATGAGCCGCATAACATTCAGGAAATGGGTCCTCCGGTATAAAGAGGAGGGCTTTAAGGGATTGCGGCCCAGGCAGCATTTGTCTTACTACTCCAATCAGATGAAGATCCAGGCCGTAAAGGAATATCTTAAAGGCGGTGTTTCCATGCTTTCCGTCTGTGCCAAATACAGAATTTCCGGCACACTCTCCCTTAAAACATGGATTGAGGCGTATAATGAGCATAAGTTGACAGACCTCGTTTCTGAAGGAGGAGATCTTATGGGCAAACGCCAGCAATCGGTCAAGGAAGAGCGAGTCAGAATCGTTCAGGAGTGCATCGCCAGTGGATGCGATTATAACAAGATAGCCAAGAAGTACAACATGTCCTACCAAACGCTCTACACATGGGTAAAAAAGTTCAAGGAAATGGGCGAAGTTGGTCTTGAGGATTACAGAGGAAAGCCGATCAGGCTCCAAACGCCCCGGACCGAAGAAGAACAGCTGCGTCAGGAGAATGCCAGACTTCTTGAAGAACAGAAGGATCTTATAGCAGAGATTGCCCTGCTAAAAAAAAAGATGGAGATAGAGGAAAGGTTGCGTTCCTCGAAGGATTCAGCCTTACTCACCTTCTCAGAGATTTTAAAGCCATAA
- a CDS encoding IS3 family transposase gives MESLCRLSKVSRAAYYGWLNHIKSGRELLREKVAQEVMKTHQEYPDMGYRRINDWIKKDDNININVSDSLVLRIMRILNIKSVIKYKTDGCTRNAKDPKYIFENLLNRDFDAGVSNARWMTDVTEFKYTTADGVLHKLYLSAIIDGHDRRIVSYVIGDRNNTALAFETMEKALKENPGEHPMIHTDRGFQYTSNGFHKIVEKAGLVHSMSRVGCCADNGLMEGFWGMLKRERYYTRKFTSRKAVVSMINGYIYFYNNKRIQRKLHLLAPMEVFNAAPMAA, from the coding sequence ATAGAAAGTCTCTGCCGACTCTCAAAGGTCTCCCGGGCAGCTTATTACGGATGGCTGAATCATATTAAGAGCGGCCGTGAACTGCTGAGAGAAAAGGTCGCACAGGAGGTCATGAAAACCCATCAGGAATATCCGGATATGGGATACCGCCGGATTAACGATTGGATCAAGAAGGATGACAACATCAATATAAATGTAAGCGACAGTCTGGTTCTTCGTATCATGCGGATACTTAATATTAAGTCCGTGATCAAGTACAAGACCGATGGTTGCACTCGTAACGCAAAGGATCCAAAGTACATTTTTGAAAACCTGCTGAACCGTGACTTTGATGCCGGCGTGTCCAATGCAAGATGGATGACGGATGTCACTGAATTCAAGTACACAACTGCTGATGGAGTTTTGCACAAGTTATATTTAAGCGCGATTATTGACGGCCATGATCGCCGGATTGTCTCTTATGTCATCGGCGACAGGAACAATACTGCACTGGCTTTTGAGACAATGGAAAAGGCACTTAAAGAGAATCCTGGAGAACATCCAATGATTCATACCGACCGCGGATTCCAGTATACAAGCAACGGATTCCATAAGATTGTTGAAAAAGCAGGACTGGTTCACAGCATGTCCCGTGTAGGCTGCTGTGCAGACAACGGTCTGATGGAAGGGTTCTGGGGAATGCTGAAGCGCGAACGTTACTACACACGTAAATTCACCAGCCGTAAAGCAGTGGTAAGCATGATCAACGGCTACATCTACTTCTACAACAACAAACGCATTCAGCGCAAATTACATCTTTTAGCTCCAATGGAAGTATTCAACGCAGCTCCAATGGCTGCATGA
- a CDS encoding adenylosuccinate synthase — MATAMVIGAQWGDEGKGKIVDYLAAKADVVVRSQGGNNAGHTVVTGGKAYPLRLMPSGIMYPGTICIVGTGVVVDPKSLLEEMENLEKQGIDAKHLQISTRAQVVFPYHIRLDEAEESRKGSRKIGTTKNGIGPCYADKINRIGIRICDLMDKETFAEKLKYNVEQKNLLLEKLYGMEGFDYETMLNDYLGYAEKLRPYVKDTNYTVQQLVKEGKNVLFEGAQASMLDCDNGTYPYVTSSHPTAGGACIGAGIGPHMMQNIFGVVKAYSTRVGEGPFPTELHDEIGEYLRNTAHEFGTVTGRPRRIGWLDTRAVRYAAALNSFDYLAITRLDILDGMEEIKVCTGYEYEGKEIEEYPADLKFLGKITPVYKAFKGWKEKISDIRDYNQLPALCREYLEGISKLIGVPIGIVSVGPSREQTIVLKDVF, encoded by the coding sequence ATGGCAACAGCAATGGTAATCGGCGCCCAGTGGGGCGATGAAGGCAAAGGCAAGATCGTTGATTATCTCGCCGCGAAGGCAGACGTCGTAGTACGTTCTCAGGGAGGAAACAACGCAGGCCATACAGTCGTAACGGGAGGCAAAGCATATCCGCTGCGCCTGATGCCAAGCGGCATCATGTACCCGGGAACGATCTGCATCGTCGGCACAGGCGTCGTCGTCGATCCAAAGAGTCTTCTCGAAGAAATGGAAAACCTTGAAAAACAGGGCATCGACGCAAAACACCTGCAGATCTCCACAAGAGCACAGGTCGTATTCCCATACCACATCCGTCTCGATGAAGCCGAAGAATCCCGCAAGGGCAGCCGCAAGATCGGCACAACAAAGAACGGCATCGGACCGTGCTACGCAGACAAGATCAACCGTATCGGCATCCGCATCTGCGACCTCATGGACAAGGAAACTTTTGCTGAAAAACTGAAATACAACGTAGAACAGAAAAACCTGCTCCTCGAAAAATTGTACGGCATGGAAGGCTTCGACTACGAAACCATGCTCAATGACTACCTCGGATACGCTGAAAAACTCCGTCCGTACGTCAAAGACACCAACTACACCGTCCAGCAGCTCGTCAAAGAAGGCAAGAACGTCCTCTTCGAAGGCGCTCAGGCATCCATGCTCGACTGCGACAACGGCACCTACCCGTACGTTACCTCTTCCCATCCGACCGCCGGCGGCGCATGCATCGGCGCAGGCATCGGACCGCACATGATGCAGAACATCTTCGGCGTCGTCAAAGCATACAGCACCCGCGTAGGCGAAGGCCCGTTCCCGACAGAACTCCATGACGAAATCGGCGAATACCTGAGAAACACCGCTCACGAATTCGGCACCGTCACAGGCCGCCCGCGCCGCATCGGCTGGCTCGACACCCGCGCCGTCCGCTACGCAGCAGCCCTGAACTCCTTCGACTACCTCGCTATCACCCGCCTCGACATCCTCGACGGCATGGAAGAAATCAAAGTCTGCACAGGCTATGAATACGAAGGCAAAGAAATCGAAGAATACCCGGCCGACCTGAAATTCCTGGGCAAGATCACCCCGGTCTACAAGGCATTCAAAGGCTGGAAAGAAAAGATCAGCGACATCCGCGACTACAACCAGCTCCCGGCCCTCTGCCGCGAATACCTCGAAGGCATCTCCAAACTCATCGGAGTACCGATCGGCATCGTATCCGTAGGCCCAAGCCGCGAACAGACCATCGTCCTCAAAGACGTATTCTAA
- a CDS encoding AMP-binding protein, producing the protein MMFLHEIIKGADPAHLVFEGEAVVTYGELEKTVARYRNTLYEMGVRQGERVGLYTANRAEFVYVFMAVVSLGAIIIPINNSLVDREVDFILRDSGSMLLITDTALEVSCPSIGIHDLDYKTKKEIAPAAPDFPEDISEDDVCALVYTSGTTGSPKGAMLTHKNLVSNVEQYLQRIPFTPEDKVLCVLPMFHCYGLTTVVNAGLYAHATIVILRSKSPSEITNTIVEHSVTIAIMVPPMYNLLARRGEPEVMKSVHTFISGGASIPQPVSQVFHNRYHHPVQEGYGLTEASPVVCMLPAGKPKYLTSGPVLPGVEAYVRTESGGPYVPGTVGELMVRGSNVMKGYWNKPEETKKVLTEDGWLHTGDLAYMDDDQYIYIVDRIKDLIIMNGENIYPGEVEDCIYEVEGVGECAVVGHPDPLRGQAVWAYVVMKDGYEFDEMKIRRHMSKNIASYKIPRRFIPLDALPKNATGKILKRALRDN; encoded by the coding sequence ATGATGTTTTTACATGAGATTATAAAGGGTGCCGATCCGGCGCACCTGGTGTTCGAGGGCGAAGCCGTCGTCACCTATGGCGAGCTGGAAAAAACAGTCGCCCGCTACAGAAATACGCTGTATGAAATGGGGGTCCGCCAAGGGGAACGTGTAGGCCTTTACACCGCCAACCGCGCAGAATTCGTCTACGTATTCATGGCAGTGGTCAGCCTTGGCGCTATTATCATCCCGATCAACAATTCGCTCGTCGACCGCGAGGTGGATTTCATCCTCCGCGACTCCGGATCCATGCTGCTCATCACAGACACTGCGCTGGAAGTTTCCTGCCCGTCCATCGGCATCCATGACCTGGACTACAAGACGAAGAAGGAAATTGCGCCGGCTGCTCCGGATTTCCCGGAAGATATTTCCGAAGACGACGTCTGCGCGCTGGTCTATACGTCCGGCACGACAGGAAGCCCGAAGGGCGCTATGCTGACGCACAAGAACCTCGTGTCGAATGTGGAGCAGTACCTGCAGCGCATTCCTTTCACACCGGAAGACAAAGTCCTCTGCGTCCTTCCGATGTTCCACTGCTATGGCCTCACGACTGTCGTCAATGCCGGCCTCTACGCGCACGCGACCATCGTCATCCTGCGCTCGAAGAGCCCGTCTGAAATCACGAATACGATCGTGGAACATTCCGTGACGATTGCCATCATGGTACCGCCGATGTACAACCTTTTGGCCCGCCGCGGCGAACCGGAAGTCATGAAATCCGTGCATACCTTCATTTCCGGAGGCGCATCGATTCCGCAGCCTGTATCCCAGGTATTCCACAACCGCTACCACCATCCGGTCCAGGAAGGCTACGGCCTGACCGAAGCATCTCCGGTCGTCTGCATGCTGCCGGCCGGAAAACCGAAGTACCTGACAAGCGGCCCCGTCCTTCCGGGCGTCGAAGCCTATGTCAGGACAGAATCCGGCGGCCCGTACGTGCCGGGCACCGTGGGCGAGCTCATGGTCCGCGGCAGCAACGTCATGAAAGGCTACTGGAACAAACCTGAGGAGACCAAGAAAGTCCTCACCGAGGACGGCTGGCTCCATACGGGCGATCTGGCGTACATGGATGACGACCAGTACATCTATATCGTCGATCGTATCAAAGATTTGATCATAATGAACGGGGAAAACATTTACCCCGGTGAAGTCGAAGACTGCATCTACGAAGTGGAAGGCGTCGGCGAATGCGCCGTCGTCGGTCATCCGGACCCGCTCCGCGGCCAGGCCGTGTGGGCATACGTCGTCATGAAGGACGGCTATGAGTTCGATGAAATGAAGATCAGAAGGCACATGTCCAAGAACATCGCCAGCTACAAGATCCCGCGCCGCTTCATCCCTCTGGATGCCCTCCCGAAGAATGCGACAGGCAAGATCCTGAAACGCGCTTTGAGAGACAACTGA